GCACCGTTTACCCTAAATTCTTGCCGAGCAACGCGTGATACAGCTCGCTGTCGCCCAGAATCCCGACAACGCGGTTGTCTTCCTGCAACACCAGCTTGTGGCCGGTCTGGTAACGAATCTGCAAAGCGTCACGCATACCGATGTCGGAATGCACCACCGTCGGACGGCGATCAAGGGTGTCCATCGCCTGGCCAGGTGCCCAGTTCTGCAAATCGAACTGTGCGCCGTTCTGCCGTGCGCCAGTGATCGTATTACCCTCGGCGAGGTCCAGCCAGGAGTCGCCGCCCGGGTCCAGGCACACCGAGCCGTTGACCCGCGTGCAGTTGTCGACCGTGCGCATCAGGCTGCGCCCGCAGAGTACGTTCAGCGGGTTGGTGTGCGCGACGAAGGTGCGCACGTAATCGTCCGCCGGGTTAAGCACGATCTCCTCAGGCACGCTGTACTGAATGATCCGGCCGTCTTTCATAATCGCAATACGACTGCCGAGCTTGAGGGCTTCGTCGAGGTCGTGGCTGACGAAGACGATGGTTTTGGCGAGCTTCTTTTGCAGGTCGAGCAATTCGTCCTGAAGCCCTTGACGAATCAGCGGATCGAGCGCGGAAAACGGCTCATCCATCAACAGAATGTCAGCATCCATGGCCAGCGCTCGCGCCAGACCCACACGCTGCTGCATGCCGCCGGACAGCTCATCGGGTTTCTTGTTGCGCCATTGGGTCAGGCCCACCAGCTCCAGCTTCTCGTCCACCAGCCTGCGCCGTTCCTTCTCGGGACGGCCCTGCATTTCCAGGCCGAAACTGATGTTCTCGCGCACCGTCAGCCAAGGCATCAGTGCGAACTTCTGGAACACCATTGCGATGCGCTTGGTGCGCATCATCTTCAGTTCGGCGGGTGTGCAGTTGGCGATGTTGATCTGCGAGCCTTCATGCTCGACGAACAGCGAACCCCGGCTCACGGTGTTAAGGCCGTTGATGCAGCGCAGAAGGCTTGATTTGCCCGAACCGGACAAGCCCATCAGAACGCAGATCTCACCTTTTTCAACGGTGAGCGAGGCTTTCTCGACACCGACGATCTGGCCGGTTTTCTTCAGGATCTGTTCGCGGTTAAGACCTTGATCCAGCAGCTTGAGGGCTTCGCGAGGGTCTTTGGAGAAAATAACGTCGACGTTTTCAAAATTGATAATGCTCATGCGTCCCCCTTGACCTGTGCGTCAGGTTGTTTGCAGATACGGTCGAGCATGATTGCCAGCAATACGATCGCAAGGCCTGCTTCAAAGCCCAGGGCGATATCAGCAGTGTTCAGTGCGTTGACCACGGGTTTGCCCAGGCCGTCGGCGCCGACCAGTGCTGCGATCACGACCATCGACAACGACAACATGATGCATTGGGTGATGCCGGCGGCGATGCTCGGCATGGCGTGGGGCAGTTCGATGCGTGAGAGCAACTGACGACGCGAGCAGCCGAATGCTTTGCCGGCGTCGAGTAATTCTTGGGGCACGTCGCGGATGCCCAGGTAGGTCAGGCGAATGGGTGCAGCAATCGCAAACACGACTGTCGAAATCAGACCCGGTACTACGCCCAGACCAAAGAGGGTCAGGGTCGGAATCAGGTAAACGAAAGTAGGAACGGTCTGCATCAGGTCGAGAACCGGACGCATGATTGTGTAGAACATCGGCTTGTGCGCGGCAATGATGCCCAGCGGTACGCCGATCACCACGCACACCGCGGTGGCGAACAGCACCTGCGCCAGCGTTTCCATGGTCTCCACCCAGTAGCCCAGGTTCAGGATCAGCAGGAAGGAGGCGATGACGAACACCGTCAAGCCCCATTTGCGCTGGATAAAGTGAGCGAGCAGAGCGATCAGGCCGATCAATACAAAGGGGTTGAACCACGTCAAGCCGAAGGTCAGGCCATGAATCATGGTTTCCAGCGACAACGCGATTGCGTCGAAGGTGCTGGCGCCATGTTGGGTCAGCCATTCGACGAAGGCCGCGATGTACTGGCCCAAGGGGATTTTGTGATCAGTCAGCATGGTATCGATTGTCCGCATACGGTAGGAAATTCAGGACAACAGGCGGGCGAACCCGCCTGCGTGTCGGCTTACTTCGTCAGCTGGGCTTTGGCGGCCTCCAGGCCTGGTTTACCGTCCACGGTGGTCACGCCAGCCAGCCAGGTGTCGAGCACTTGCGGGTTGCTCTTGATCCAGGCTTTGGCGGCGGCGTCGGGCTTCATCTTGTCATCCAGCACGTTGCCCATCAGCGAGCTTTCCATTGGCAGGGTGAATGCCAGATTTTTCAGCAGTTGGCCGACGTTGCTGCACTCTTGGGTGTAGCCCTTGCGGGTGTTGGTGTAGATGGTGGCCTGACCGAAATTGGGGCCGAAATAGTCATCGCCGCCAGTCAGGTATTTGAGTTTGAAACGGGTGTTCATCGGGTGCGGTTCCCAGCCCAGGAACACCACATCGGTGTTGCGCCGTGCTGCGCGATCAACCTGCGAGAGCATGCCGGCTTCGCTTGATTCGACAACCTTGAAGCCTGCGTCTTTCAAGCCAAAGGCGTTCTTGTCGATCATGCTTTGAATCAGGCGGTTGCCGTCGTTGCCTGGCTCGATGCCGTAGATTTTGCCGTCGAGTTCTTTCTTGAATTTGACGATGTCGGCGAAGTCATGGAGGCCTTTGTCGTATAGCGCCTGAGGCACGGCCAGGGTGTACTTGGCGTTCTCAAGGTTGGCGCGAACGGTTTCGACAGTGCCAGCGTCACGGTAGGCCTTGATGTCGTTTTCCATGGTCGGCATCCAGTTGCCGAGGAAGACGTCCATGTTCTTGCCGTCGGCCAGCGACTTGTAGGTCACGGGCACGGAGATCATGGTGGTTTTGGTTTTGTAGCCCAGGGACTGAAGGACTGCGCTGGTGACGGCGGTGGTGACTGTGATGTCGGTCCAGCCTACATCGGAAAAATTAACCGTCGCGCATTGGGCGGGTTCTGCCGCTTGAGCCAGCAACGGCAAACTCATCACAACGCCCAGCAACAACTTTTGTGAACCTTTCATGGTTGGACTCCTTAGGTGTTTTTTTGGGTATCCGCTGCTCATTGTCAGCCAGGCAGATGCCTTTTTTGGTGTTGGCGAGTCAAGTTGCGCAACGCTCTATCACTGCGTGTGGCGATCGAGTCGGGACTGATCATGTAACAGGGGAAAACAAACGCCTACAGGGCGCGTCGTAACCAGTACATAGAGGGTCGCATCCAGTATCAGTGACGTCGTTTACAGATTTTTCAGCGCCTTCTGAAGCTATTTTCAGGCGCTGACGAAGCGAAAAGCGCCGCAAACCTTCATAAAGCCGCAAGCTGAGTGGATTGCGCAGGCTCGCTCGCCTAAGCGACGTTCGTGGGCATGGGTACGTCGGTGTGAGACGCCGTCCCCCGAGGTAAAAGACTGATGATGCCGCTGTCTCGACGGCTAGCAGCTTGAGCGTAGCAGCTCCGTCACCGGCCGTTTTGCGCGCCGGAAGTCCTGCCTTCGGAGGTTTGCGGTTCATGGCTATCAGTGTGTTCGACCTGTTCAAAGTCGGTATCGGACCTTCCAGTTCACACACCGTCGGCCCCATGCGCGCCGCCGCGTTATTCGTCCAGTGTTTGAACGAACGCGAGCACTTGGAGCAGGTAACACGCCTGGAAGTTCGTTTGTACGGCTCACTCTCGGCCACCGGGATCGGTCACGGCAGCGATAACGCCGTGATTATGGGGCTGATGGGCGAATGGCCGGATGCAATTGATCCATCTGTGATCGGCCTGCGTATCGCTGAGCTGAAAGAAACCGACCTGTTGAAACTGAACGGTGAGCGTTCGATCCCGTTTGTGTGGCAGCGGGACATGCAGTTGATCGACGAGAACCTGCCGTTTCACCCCAATGCCATGACGCTGATTGCTCACCATGCAGGCGGCGAATTCCACCGCGACACTTATTACTCGGTCGGCGGCGGTTTCGTCGTTGATCAGGCTCAAGCCGCCAGCGGTATGCGGGACATGGACAGCACCGTTTTGCCATACGATTTTTCCAGCGCCGACGAGTTGTTAATGCTGTGTAAAAAGAATGGCCTGCGGGTTTCCGAATTGATGATGGCCAACGAGAAGGTCTGGCGCAGCGAAGAGGAAATCCGTGCAAGCCTGATGACGTTGTGGCGTGCGATGCAGGACTGCGTTGAGCAGGGCCTGAAGCATGAGGGGATCTTGCCGGGCGGCTTGAATGTCCGTCGTCGGGCGGCACGTTTGCATCGCAGTTTGCAGGAGTTGGGCAAGCCCAATGTGATTGGCTCCACCTTGAGCGCCATGGAGTGGGTCAACCTGTTTGCCTTGGCGGTCAACGAAGAAAACGCAGCAGGCGGACGCATGGTGACCGCACCCACCAATGGCGCTGCCGGGATCATTCCCGCGGTGCTGCACTACTTCGTGAAATTCAGCGATGAGGTGAGCGAGGCCAACGTCGTGGATTACTTGCTGGCAGCGGCTGCCATCGGCATTTTATGCAAGAAAAACGCATCGATTTCAGGCGCTGAAGTGGGCTGCCAGGGTGAGGTGGGCTCGGCGTGTGCCATGGCGGCGGCAGGGCTGGCGGACATTCTGGGTGCCACGCCCGAACAGCTATGCAATGCCGCGGAAATAGGGCTTGAACATAACCTTGGCCTGACCTGCGATCCGGTGGGCGGGCTGGTCCAGGTGCCTTGCATTGAGCGCAACGCCATCGCCGCCGTGAAAGCGATCAACGCTGCGCAGATGGCGCTGCGTGGCGACGGCAAACACTTTATCTCCCTGGACCGGGTCATCCGTACCATGCGCGACACCGGCGCCGACATGCACGACAAGTACAAAGAGACTTCGCGGGGTGGGTTGGCGGTCAGCGCGGTTGAGTGCTGAAGACGGCTCACCTGCTTCTGCCGAAGGCGGTTGATGCGGTGTCAATGTTTCTGCCGAAGGCGTAGGAGGCTGGCTTGCCAACGATCTGGCACGTAGTGGCAGTAAAACCTGTGCTCACGATCCACCTGATATCCCTCACCGCCTGATTTCAGGACTGCTGCGCAGCCTATCGTCGGCAAGCCAGGCTCCTACGGCCACCGGCCAGAATCAAAGGCTATGCCTTGCCTGCTCGCTTTTCGAACACGTTATCTATTTGCCGCAACTTTTTAGCGCGCGACATCCCGAAATATGGCGCAACGCCATATAAATCGGGCCTCACACCGCCCACCGCTGGTCTCCCTGTGCGTGGGGTGACACGCTGTTTCTGCGCCACATTCCTGCCTATACAAAGTGCTACCGAATTGCTCATCCCTCCCGCCAGTCGCGGTGCGTGGCGCACATAAAGTCGCTAATCGAATGGTCGTGTCGCGACCGCCTAGACGCATCGCGACGTCGCAATCAGGGTTTATTGAATGCTCATTCAACTTTAGGCATGGCATTTGCGTTGCAATGACAAAGCTCTCCACTCGAATGAGAGCAAACAACAAGAGCCTCGTGTGGGGCCATCAACCGCTTTTCGAGAGGAGATACCGTGATGACTTCGTTCAACTCCGGGGCTCAACCCCAGAACCGTACGCCGCAATCCATCGGCTTTTTGCTGTTGGATAATTTCACGCTGATATCCCTCGCGTCGGCGGTTGAGCCACTGCGCATGGCTAACCAGCTGTCGGGCCGTGAGCTGTACCGCTGGACCACACTGAGTGTCGATGGCGGGCAGGTCTGGGCCAGCGACGGTCTGCAAATCACGCCTGATGCTGCCATGCACAAGGCTCCGGTGCTGGACACCGTTATCGTCTGTGGCGGTGTCGGCATTCAACGCACCGTTACCCGCGAACACGTCAGCTGGCTGCAAAGCCAAGCGCGTCAGTCGCGTCGCTTGGGCGCGGTGTGTACTGGCAGTTGGGCGCTGGCCTGCGCCGGTTTGCTCGATGGTTTCGATTGCAGCGTGCATTGGGAGTGTCTGGCCGCGATGCAGGAAGCATTCCCCCGCGTAGCCATGAGCACGCGCCTCTTCACCCTCGACCGTAACCGTTTCACCAGCTCCGGCGGCACGGCGCCTCTGGACATGATGTTGCACCTGATCAGCCGCGATCACGGACGCGAACTGTCTGCTGCCATCTCGGAAATGTTCGTCTACGAGCGTATCCGCAATGAGCAGGATCACCAGCGTGTGCCGCTCAAACACATGCTCGGCACCAACCAGCCCAAGCTTCAGGAAATCGTGGCGCTGATGGAGGCCAACCTCGAAGAGCCGATTGATCTGGATGAGCTGGCCGTCTACGTCGCGGTCTCCCGGCGTCAGCTGGAGCGGCTGTTTCAGAAATACCTGCACTGCTCGCCGTCGCGCTACTACCTCAAGCTGCGTCTTATTCGCGCGCGTCAGTTGCTCAAGCAGACGCCGATGTCGATTATCGAAGTCGCTTCGGTTTGCGGCTTTGTTTCCACCCCGCACTTCTCCAAGTGCTATCGGGAATATTTCGGCATTCCGCCACGCGATGAGCGCGTCGGGTCCAACACGGCGCAACAAGTGGCGATGATGCCGATTCCACAGGCGTTGGTCTTGGCGCCGTTGTCTGGGCCGCTGTCCGCGCTCAGCCAAGCTCGTAATGAATCGACGTTTGCGAGTGTGCGGTTGTAGATCGTTATTTGTAGGCGCGCGCTTGCCCGCGATAGGAGTCTGTCAGCGACAAAGCTGTTTGCTGACACACCGCAATCGCGTACAAGCGCGCTCCTACAGGCCGCACAATGGGTTACGCACTACGGCTCTGTTTGTAAGCTGCCAGAGCCGGCAACAACTGCTGGTCAATCGCCTGGCGCACGGCGGGTAGGATTGTCGCGCTGCCCATCAG
The DNA window shown above is from Pseudomonas sp. BSw22131 and carries:
- the choV gene encoding choline ABC transporter ATP-binding protein: MSIINFENVDVIFSKDPREALKLLDQGLNREQILKKTGQIVGVEKASLTVEKGEICVLMGLSGSGKSSLLRCINGLNTVSRGSLFVEHEGSQINIANCTPAELKMMRTKRIAMVFQKFALMPWLTVRENISFGLEMQGRPEKERRRLVDEKLELVGLTQWRNKKPDELSGGMQQRVGLARALAMDADILLMDEPFSALDPLIRQGLQDELLDLQKKLAKTIVFVSHDLDEALKLGSRIAIMKDGRIIQYSVPEEIVLNPADDYVRTFVAHTNPLNVLCGRSLMRTVDNCTRVNGSVCLDPGGDSWLDLAEGNTITGARQNGAQFDLQNWAPGQAMDTLDRRPTVVHSDIGMRDALQIRYQTGHKLVLQEDNRVVGILGDSELYHALLGKNLG
- a CDS encoding L-serine ammonia-lyase, which gives rise to MAISVFDLFKVGIGPSSSHTVGPMRAAALFVQCLNEREHLEQVTRLEVRLYGSLSATGIGHGSDNAVIMGLMGEWPDAIDPSVIGLRIAELKETDLLKLNGERSIPFVWQRDMQLIDENLPFHPNAMTLIAHHAGGEFHRDTYYSVGGGFVVDQAQAASGMRDMDSTVLPYDFSSADELLMLCKKNGLRVSELMMANEKVWRSEEEIRASLMTLWRAMQDCVEQGLKHEGILPGGLNVRRRAARLHRSLQELGKPNVIGSTLSAMEWVNLFALAVNEENAAGGRMVTAPTNGAAGIIPAVLHYFVKFSDEVSEANVVDYLLAAAAIGILCKKNASISGAEVGCQGEVGSACAMAAAGLADILGATPEQLCNAAEIGLEHNLGLTCDPVGGLVQVPCIERNAIAAVKAINAAQMALRGDGKHFISLDRVIRTMRDTGADMHDKYKETSRGGLAVSAVEC
- the choW gene encoding choline ABC transporter permease subunit, whose amino-acid sequence is MLTDHKIPLGQYIAAFVEWLTQHGASTFDAIALSLETMIHGLTFGLTWFNPFVLIGLIALLAHFIQRKWGLTVFVIASFLLILNLGYWVETMETLAQVLFATAVCVVIGVPLGIIAAHKPMFYTIMRPVLDLMQTVPTFVYLIPTLTLFGLGVVPGLISTVVFAIAAPIRLTYLGIRDVPQELLDAGKAFGCSRRQLLSRIELPHAMPSIAAGITQCIMLSLSMVVIAALVGADGLGKPVVNALNTADIALGFEAGLAIVLLAIMLDRICKQPDAQVKGDA
- a CDS encoding choline ABC transporter substrate-binding protein — its product is MKGSQKLLLGVVMSLPLLAQAAEPAQCATVNFSDVGWTDITVTTAVTSAVLQSLGYKTKTTMISVPVTYKSLADGKNMDVFLGNWMPTMENDIKAYRDAGTVETVRANLENAKYTLAVPQALYDKGLHDFADIVKFKKELDGKIYGIEPGNDGNRLIQSMIDKNAFGLKDAGFKVVESSEAGMLSQVDRAARRNTDVVFLGWEPHPMNTRFKLKYLTGGDDYFGPNFGQATIYTNTRKGYTQECSNVGQLLKNLAFTLPMESSLMGNVLDDKMKPDAAAKAWIKSNPQVLDTWLAGVTTVDGKPGLEAAKAQLTK
- the gbdR gene encoding choline metabolism transcriptional regulator GbdR: MTSFNSGAQPQNRTPQSIGFLLLDNFTLISLASAVEPLRMANQLSGRELYRWTTLSVDGGQVWASDGLQITPDAAMHKAPVLDTVIVCGGVGIQRTVTREHVSWLQSQARQSRRLGAVCTGSWALACAGLLDGFDCSVHWECLAAMQEAFPRVAMSTRLFTLDRNRFTSSGGTAPLDMMLHLISRDHGRELSAAISEMFVYERIRNEQDHQRVPLKHMLGTNQPKLQEIVALMEANLEEPIDLDELAVYVAVSRRQLERLFQKYLHCSPSRYYLKLRLIRARQLLKQTPMSIIEVASVCGFVSTPHFSKCYREYFGIPPRDERVGSNTAQQVAMMPIPQALVLAPLSGPLSALSQARNESTFASVRL